The Prionailurus viverrinus isolate Anna chromosome B4, UM_Priviv_1.0, whole genome shotgun sequence genome has a window encoding:
- the TCP11L2 gene encoding T-complex protein 11-like protein 2 isoform X2: MAAARNLSNMTLAHEIAVNENFQLKQDALPENSLASRVKHIVHQAFWDVLQSELNAEPPEYEHAIKLFEEIREILLSFLTPGGNRLRNQICEVLDTDLIRQQAEHSAVDIQGLANYVISIMGKLCAPVRDDDIRELKATNDIVEVLRQIFHVLDLMKMDMVNFTIRSLRPHLQRQLVDYERTKFQEILEETPSALDQTTGWMKESVNELLSLSETALTPGAENSSKPSLSPTLVLNNSYLKLLQWDYQKKELPETLMTDGARLQELTEKLNQLKIIACLSLITNNMVGALTEGLPELANRLKRISAVLLEGMNKETFNLKEVLNSIGVQTCVEVNKALVERGLSILNAEVQANLIGQFSSIEEKDNPIWSLIDKRIQLYMKSLLCLPSPQKCMPPVPGGLAIIQQELEVLGSQYANIVNLNKQVYGPFYANILRKLLFGEEAMGKADASSAN, encoded by the exons CTTGGCCAGTCGAGTGAAGCACATTGTCCACCAGGCCTTCTGGGACGTCTTGCAGTCAGAACTGAATGCCGAGCCTCCGGAGTATGAACATGCCATCAAACTGTTTGAAGAAATCAGAGAG attctcctttcttttctgacTCCTGGCGGCAACCGGCTTCGCAACCAGATATGTGAAGTTTTAGACACAGACCTAATCAGGCAGCAGGCTGAGCACAGTGCTGTTGACATCCAAGGCCTGGCCAACTATGTCATCAGTATCATGGGAAAGCTCTGTGCTCCTGTGCGAGATGACGACATCAGAGAGCTGAAGGCTACCAACGACATCGTGGAGGTGCTGAG ACAAATATTTCATGTCCTGGACCTCATGAAAATGGACATGGTCAATTTTACAATTAGGAGTCTTAGACCACATCTTCAACGCCAGTTGGTGGATTATGAGAGAACCAAGTTCcaagaaattttagaagaaactCCAA GTGCTCTTGATCAAACTACAGGATGGATGAAAGAATCTGTAAATgaactgctttctctttctgagacGGCTTTAACTCCTGGGGCTGAAAATAGCTCTAAGCCAAGCCTGAGCCCTACACTGGTGCTAAATAACAGTTATTTAAAACTGTTGCAGTGGGATTATCAGAAGAAAGAATTACCAGag ACACTCATGACAGATGGAGCACGTCTTCAGGAACTGACAGAAAAGCTGAATCAATTGAAAATTATTGCCTGCCTGTCCCTAATTACCAACAATATGGTGGGTGCTCTTACAGAAGGCCTTCCTGAGCTTGCAAACAGGTTAAAAAGGATTTCAGCTGTTCTACTCGAAGGCATGAACAAAGA gaccTTTAACTTGAAGGAAGTCCTGAATTCTATCGGTGTTCAGACTTGTGTTGAGGTTAACAAGGCCCTGGTGGAGAgaggtttatccattttaaatGCTGAGGTCCAAGCTAATCTTATAGGTCAATTTTCAAGCATTGAAGAGAAGGACAATCCTATCTGGTCCTTGATTG ataAACGAATCCAACTATACATGAAAAGCCTACTTTGTCTTCCAAGTCCTCAAAAATGCATGCCTCCCGTGCCAGGAGGCCTTGCTATTATTCAGCAGGAGCTAGAAGTGCTAGGCTCTCAATATGCAAACATCGTGAATCTCAACAAGCAAGTGTATGGACCATTTTATGCAAATATACTTCGAAAGCTGCTCTTCGGTGAGGAAGCCATGGGAAAGGCTGATGCTTCATCTGCTAACTAA